The Pseudoalteromonas aliena SW19 genome includes a region encoding these proteins:
- the tssH gene encoding type VI secretion system ATPase TssH, translated as MSSMTLNKLVEKLSPDCRKSLEAAVSICNSRSHFTVELEHWLLAMIEQKLDDVRLIFGSFDIDIDKVQQDLNQSLESLKTGSESSPSLSVHVTSLLKQSWLSTSIEFTDNQIRSAYVIYTLTKDDTLSSLVTRCSKLFNKIEPGQLLHAWPEIVAQSEERNQSVQSATTQTNLNSKTPSLDQFTVDLTAQALEGKIDPILGRDFEIRQMVDILTRRRQNNPILTGEAGVGKTAVVEGLALRIAQKDVPAVLQNVKIHSLDLALLQAGAGMKGEFENRLKSLINEVKNAINPVILFIDEAHTMIGSGGAAGQNDAANLLKPALARGELRTIAATTWAEYKKFFEKDAALTRRFQVVKVEEPTPEKAVAMLRGLVPVMERHHKVFISEQALESAVHLSHRYITARQLPDKAVALLDTACARVAMSQASTPSTIEQLVNRLSEIETQVLMLNREQKTGLDHSEQINTLKAELVDIETQLLPLNEQFKVEKEIVVELNEALQSINAEDDSSTSEMLDKLKESKQKLASFEHNMVHWQVDEELIAQVISDWTGIPVGKMHEDEIHGILNLASQMKQRVVGQDHALELIAKVVQTSRAQLADESRPNGIFMLAGPSGVGKTETALSLAQEVYGSEENVTIINMSEFKEEHKVSLLLGSPPGYVGYGEGGILTEAVRRKPYSVVLLDEMEKAHPGVQDIFYQVFDKGTIKDGEGRDIDFKNTIIIMTSNVGTDTTMSLFEDEESKPSIKGLLKALQDDLLGSFKPAFLGRINVIPYIPLSDDILTKIAGLQIDKIIKRVKKHYDAELTYTDDVIEYIIANCQNAGSGARNIHTILQNKVLPLLSEVLLSNMVDGNQVTAISLLINENEFELALN; from the coding sequence ATGTCTTCGATGACACTAAATAAGCTAGTTGAGAAATTAAGTCCTGATTGTAGAAAAAGTCTAGAAGCGGCTGTTTCTATTTGTAATAGTCGCAGTCATTTTACTGTTGAGCTGGAGCATTGGTTACTCGCGATGATTGAGCAAAAGCTAGATGACGTTAGACTAATATTTGGATCATTTGATATCGATATTGATAAGGTTCAACAAGACTTGAACCAGTCATTAGAATCGTTAAAAACCGGCAGTGAATCATCGCCGAGTTTATCGGTTCATGTTACAAGTTTATTAAAGCAATCTTGGCTAAGTACCAGTATAGAATTTACCGATAACCAAATTCGTAGTGCTTATGTTATTTATACGCTAACAAAAGACGATACGCTTTCAAGCTTAGTAACACGTTGTAGCAAGCTGTTTAATAAAATTGAACCAGGTCAGCTTTTACATGCGTGGCCAGAAATAGTTGCGCAGTCAGAAGAGCGCAATCAGTCTGTGCAAAGTGCAACAACACAGACTAATTTGAATTCTAAAACCCCGAGTCTTGATCAATTTACCGTTGATTTAACTGCGCAAGCACTTGAAGGTAAAATTGACCCAATTTTAGGACGCGATTTCGAAATTCGTCAAATGGTTGATATTTTAACCAGGCGCCGTCAAAACAATCCAATACTTACCGGTGAAGCTGGTGTTGGTAAAACGGCTGTAGTAGAAGGTCTAGCACTTAGAATTGCACAAAAAGATGTTCCTGCAGTTTTGCAAAATGTAAAAATTCACAGTTTAGATTTGGCTTTATTACAAGCCGGTGCTGGGATGAAAGGCGAGTTTGAAAACCGTCTGAAATCTTTAATCAATGAAGTGAAAAATGCAATTAATCCGGTAATTCTTTTTATTGACGAAGCACACACTATGATTGGTAGTGGTGGTGCAGCCGGGCAAAACGATGCAGCTAACTTGTTAAAGCCTGCATTAGCGCGAGGCGAACTGCGTACAATAGCAGCGACTACATGGGCCGAGTACAAAAAGTTCTTCGAAAAAGATGCCGCACTTACACGTCGTTTCCAAGTGGTTAAGGTTGAAGAGCCAACACCAGAAAAAGCGGTGGCTATGCTGCGTGGATTAGTGCCGGTGATGGAACGTCATCATAAGGTATTTATTTCTGAGCAAGCACTAGAGAGCGCGGTGCATTTGTCTCATCGCTACATAACGGCACGACAATTACCCGATAAAGCGGTTGCATTACTTGATACGGCATGCGCGCGCGTTGCAATGAGCCAAGCATCGACCCCAAGTACAATTGAGCAGCTTGTAAATAGATTAAGTGAAATAGAAACGCAAGTATTGATGCTAAATCGAGAGCAAAAAACGGGTTTAGATCACTCAGAGCAGATAAATACGTTAAAAGCAGAATTGGTTGATATAGAAACTCAGCTTTTACCGCTAAATGAGCAATTTAAAGTAGAAAAAGAAATTGTTGTTGAGCTTAACGAAGCCCTTCAATCAATTAATGCTGAAGACGATAGCTCAACGAGTGAAATGCTTGATAAGTTAAAAGAAAGTAAGCAAAAGCTTGCCTCATTTGAGCACAATATGGTGCATTGGCAGGTTGACGAAGAGTTAATTGCGCAGGTTATTTCTGACTGGACAGGTATTCCCGTTGGTAAAATGCATGAGGATGAAATTCATGGCATTTTAAATTTAGCGAGCCAAATGAAACAGCGAGTTGTAGGGCAAGACCATGCACTGGAATTAATAGCAAAGGTTGTGCAAACTTCTCGCGCTCAACTGGCAGATGAAAGCAGACCAAATGGTATTTTCATGCTGGCTGGCCCAAGTGGTGTCGGTAAAACTGAGACTGCGCTATCGCTTGCCCAAGAAGTTTACGGTAGTGAGGAAAATGTCACTATTATCAATATGTCTGAATTTAAAGAAGAGCACAAAGTATCGTTACTGCTGGGATCGCCTCCAGGTTATGTAGGCTATGGCGAAGGCGGTATTTTAACGGAAGCCGTTAGAAGAAAACCTTACAGTGTTGTATTGCTAGATGAAATGGAAAAAGCGCATCCAGGTGTTCAAGATATTTTTTATCAAGTATTTGATAAAGGAACAATTAAAGATGGTGAAGGCAGAGATATCGACTTTAAAAACACCATTATTATAATGACCTCAAATGTAGGCACCGATACGACAATGAGTTTGTTTGAAGATGAAGAAAGTAAGCCGAGCATTAAAGGGCTACTTAAAGCATTGCAAGATGATTTATTGGGCTCATTTAAACCAGCATTTTTAGGTAGAATTAACGTCATACCTTATATTCCACTAAGTGACGATATCCTTACCAAGATTGCAGGACTGCAAATAGATAAAATAATTAAGCGTGTTAAAAAGCATTATGATGCTGAGCTTACTTATACTGACGACGTAATTGAGTATATTATTGCTAATTGTCAAAATGCAGGTTCAGGTGCACGAAATATTCACACGATTTTACAGAATAAAGTATTACCTTTATTATCAGAGGTTTTACTCTCGAATATGGTAGATGGCAACCAAGTTACCGCTATTTCGCTGCTAATCAACGAAAATGAATTTGAACTGGCGCTGAATTAA
- a CDS encoding Hcp family type VI secretion system effector, giving the protein MQANTYLKYGSIKGETTAESFKDLITVLSLDWNVSREISSATGTAMDRESSSTRLGDVTITKLQDKASPDLFKEATIGKGLPAIFHITKQGDKVEEIMKIELTDAMISSYSVSVQNDRPIETITISYTEMMMTVTPTDDQNNITAPLVYGYSGVKGQQM; this is encoded by the coding sequence ATGCAAGCAAATACATATTTAAAATACGGTTCAATCAAAGGCGAAACTACTGCTGAGTCTTTCAAAGATTTAATTACAGTTTTATCATTAGATTGGAACGTAAGCCGTGAAATTAGCTCAGCCACTGGTACAGCGATGGATCGTGAATCTAGCTCTACTCGTTTAGGCGACGTAACAATTACTAAACTTCAAGATAAAGCATCTCCGGATCTTTTCAAAGAAGCGACTATTGGTAAAGGTTTACCAGCTATTTTCCATATCACTAAACAAGGTGATAAAGTAGAAGAAATCATGAAAATCGAACTAACAGATGCGATGATTTCTAGCTACTCGGTATCAGTACAAAACGATCGTCCAATTGAAACTATCACTATCAGCTACACAGAAATGATGATGACAGTGACACCTACAGACGACCAAAATAACATTACTGCGCCACTAGTATATGGTTACAGCGGTGTTAAAGGTCAACAAATGTAA
- the tssI gene encoding type VI secretion system tip protein TssI/VgrG, which yields MQKATQDKNVIQISTPAGKDALYLTRFVAQEAMSDLFVMSANMYTIGKQITHEDLVGKPVSIKVKNADGGAERYYHGIVSHLVSNGSRTADVDEQKNYIDYQATIVPFAASMRNRKNSRIFQKKTIKDIFADLFGQHNVAFSDKTSKTYPKYEYCVQYQESDFDFIQRLLQHEGIFYFFEHSSSNHTLVLADDITAYELCDEAKVVYSTGHLSESHVSRWQGGLSIAPGSFKRIGYDFKQPSRYPDGEQSNPELPTQSVSEIFEYTGESECHPRAASMASVQLESLQRDMKLSSGRSDCRSFTVGKLFGFKKHEDPRLEGKTFVITSMMTSITVPNQSGGQQSAADEVYSNHFECVPKEIPYRAQINKKKPVINGVQTAIVTGDSADEIMIDQFGRVKVQFDWDREGKKDSKSSCWIRVSQNWAGKKWGAFFFPRVGQEVLVDFINGDPDQPIISGAIYNADLMPPYALPAEKTQSGIKTRSTKEGGADNFNELRFEDKKGSELVYIQAEKDKQLYVKNDQNEKIDNDRKVEIGNDDSLNVTANRLSDIKKNDTLKVGKTLNIEAGDEIIIKTGSAQIKMSSSGNITIEGTNIDIKGSNIKVDGSAITLSAGLIKLN from the coding sequence ATGCAAAAAGCAACACAAGACAAAAACGTAATTCAAATTAGCACCCCTGCTGGTAAAGATGCCCTTTACTTAACTCGTTTTGTTGCCCAAGAAGCAATGTCAGATTTATTTGTAATGTCTGCTAATATGTACACCATTGGCAAGCAAATAACGCATGAAGACTTAGTGGGTAAGCCTGTCTCAATAAAGGTTAAAAATGCAGATGGGGGCGCAGAGCGTTATTACCACGGTATAGTCAGTCATCTTGTTTCTAATGGTAGTCGCACCGCCGATGTTGACGAACAAAAAAACTACATAGATTACCAAGCAACTATAGTCCCTTTTGCTGCGTCAATGCGTAATCGTAAAAATAGTCGCATATTCCAAAAGAAAACAATTAAAGACATTTTTGCCGATTTATTTGGTCAGCATAATGTCGCTTTTTCAGACAAAACTAGCAAAACCTATCCTAAGTACGAATACTGTGTTCAATACCAAGAATCTGATTTTGATTTTATTCAGCGTTTGCTTCAGCATGAAGGTATTTTTTACTTTTTTGAACACTCAAGCAGCAATCATACACTTGTTTTAGCTGATGATATTACAGCTTACGAATTATGCGATGAGGCTAAAGTTGTTTACTCAACCGGTCACCTTAGCGAATCACATGTATCGCGCTGGCAAGGTGGTTTAAGCATTGCGCCGGGCAGCTTTAAACGTATAGGTTACGACTTTAAACAACCGTCAAGATACCCAGACGGAGAGCAATCTAATCCTGAGTTGCCAACACAATCGGTATCAGAAATATTTGAATACACAGGTGAATCTGAGTGTCACCCGCGTGCTGCTAGCATGGCGTCAGTTCAGTTAGAATCACTGCAAAGAGATATGAAACTATCGAGTGGCCGAAGTGATTGTCGCTCATTCACGGTGGGTAAATTATTTGGCTTTAAAAAGCACGAAGACCCTCGATTAGAAGGTAAAACCTTTGTAATCACGTCAATGATGACGTCGATTACGGTGCCTAATCAATCAGGTGGTCAGCAAAGCGCGGCAGACGAGGTTTATTCAAACCATTTTGAGTGCGTACCTAAAGAAATACCCTACAGAGCACAAATTAATAAGAAAAAGCCTGTAATTAATGGGGTACAAACAGCAATAGTCACCGGTGATAGTGCTGACGAAATAATGATTGACCAGTTTGGTCGCGTTAAAGTGCAGTTTGACTGGGATCGTGAAGGTAAAAAAGACTCAAAAAGCTCGTGTTGGATCCGAGTTTCACAAAATTGGGCCGGAAAAAAATGGGGCGCTTTCTTTTTCCCACGTGTTGGGCAAGAGGTGCTTGTTGATTTTATTAATGGCGATCCAGATCAGCCTATTATCAGCGGTGCAATATACAACGCTGATTTAATGCCTCCGTATGCATTACCCGCTGAAAAAACACAAAGCGGGATTAAAACGCGTTCTACAAAAGAGGGCGGCGCAGATAACTTTAACGAATTACGATTTGAAGACAAAAAAGGCAGTGAGCTTGTTTATATTCAAGCCGAAAAAGATAAGCAACTGTATGTTAAAAACGATCAAAATGAAAAAATAGATAACGATCGAAAAGTCGAAATAGGTAATGACGATAGTTTAAACGTTACGGCAAATCGTCTCTCTGATATAAAGAAAAACGACACGCTAAAAGTGGGTAAAACATTAAATATAGAAGCGGGCGATGAGATTATTATTAAAACTGGCTCAGCACAAATAAAAATGAGCAGTAGCGGTAACATCACTATCGAAGGCACTAATATAGATATTAAAGGCAGCAATATAAAAGTTGATGGTAGTGCAATCACTTTATCTGCTGGCTTAATTAAATTAAATTAA
- a CDS encoding PAAR domain-containing protein: MGKPAATIGHMHVCPKFIGNVPHVGGPIVLGSANVLIGGIPAARKGDMMVCVGPPDSIKSGSGTVKINGKPAARLGDDSSHGGKIVVGNPTVLIGG, encoded by the coding sequence ATGGGTAAGCCCGCTGCTACAATAGGACATATGCACGTTTGTCCTAAATTTATAGGTAATGTTCCTCATGTTGGCGGTCCTATTGTTTTAGGTTCGGCTAACGTATTAATAGGCGGTATACCTGCGGCGCGTAAAGGCGACATGATGGTATGCGTTGGTCCACCGGATAGTATTAAAAGTGGCTCTGGCACGGTTAAAATTAACGGTAAACCTGCAGCTCGACTGGGCGATGATAGCTCACATGGCGGCAAAATAGTTGTTGGCAATCCGACTGTATTAATAGGTGGGTAA
- a CDS encoding DNA/RNA non-specific endonuclease, protein MQNNTVVLQGTSYPICLVAGKGSTPSGYAPAVANTPESASKQIAQVGSTLTSDATKRLDVINLLNSAGVGCSRSATARETASALTQALISGAVTCYHQKAKSAIQVSDNTNSGSAGKKSTKKSASPASGKSAAQAPKSNSGSASNATASETPITEQACRSDPVSMLSGEEILPLIDFTLAGSRQLIWRRLYRSSHADVYSVMGNGWRHDFMVRLTEHYQPPPKVGPKQKGTYWLEYQDEHGAKHRFEKVKPGQSSYQLSSNLALHYQTNGKHVLVTPDDQHLTFKAGENSWLLEKIINEKGQRIGFYYDAKERINRIEVNKVRGCIISYNQQGLLSKIAAYQSDKNNKQQLIYPVLATYEYDENNNLVQATNQQNETERYAYNAANLLTKRTRASGFSHHFEWDSYSPSAKCIKQWGDNNTYTYQFEYNLERGETTCIDSRGHKEHFVHNAQGKLVKHTDPNGHVWQYAYNAQGQKVTDVKPDNSITRYSYTPYGQLASITQSDGNQTQFAYNQLGQRVLTTLPDGQTITRKYSVAGLLQSETFADGRTTLYSYDKLGQLTQHINKNGQITQFVWNEQGELLAKHHNDELIRYSYDNLGRVNATINNAGLLTQYKYNAHGQLAQTTAFDENEPEHKQHQHFSYDEAGRLISSQNSNGDTTEQHFEGLSQPHCVIQPDGSALHLTYDKERNLTAIERSDGHVYRISYDANENPTQVTGFDGTLQQYKYDACNRLASVTQSDKRHVKIERDSLGRVTAQHASLATDSHIVNNANYYGYNLQGKITRAHNAQSTLKQQFDKGGRLLHAEQVHNQQQAHTLKYSYDDYGRRQTLTLPDSSTLNYSYNKFGQLSAIHLQQANSKTNDSASAAKPLATLSYDSQGNIQTQKFGNSITLTQEFDVFNRLTQQQLTHPAQALFDICTYNYDSINQLIARKNEGVSSHNINFEYNSLGQLIQQTLAGEQNNKITQYQWDSFGNPQSQTVQASKSDTDTSDTDNSNTVSREQSTKYNAANNENTASSSIDLTRATHSEYSDLASNNLAPSNNADSVVNNECTNNTTINSATDADRLTHFGDSDFYYDEFGNQIRETGKGIKTRREYNAFNQLSCFNNNGTLTQYDYDPLGRRIAKHTEHGKIDYIWDNDQLIGECQHGEYTWYINLPNQFHPVALIKKGEVYYYHLDQLNTPRFVTNNKAEVVWENQADVYGYEELKAESNKEDSFTQPIRFQGQYLDEESGLHYNRYRYYSPKQQRFINQDPIGLVGGINHYQYAPNPVNWVDPFGLSCKETKPIEVPAYDHTDPMADAITPISITPVEWLVEGLADAAESIMQMVDTGPTAAGAAAVAIALVPGKVADKALEPIVKKLDDVIKLDPGKKGGWNKALNGKLEPNTKYEVGNYTYATDELGRVNSVSGKLDLSKADRNTYQQAKAGKLDGIKDGLDKDEGGHLIASIFDGPGEQINYAAMDGNLNKGAWKSMENKWAKALKEEPPKSVEVDIQAVYEGESKRPSKFVVRYKVDGKPSKRIFKNKSGG, encoded by the coding sequence ATGCAAAATAATACAGTTGTTTTACAAGGAACGAGTTACCCTATTTGCCTAGTTGCTGGTAAAGGTAGTACGCCGTCTGGTTATGCCCCTGCCGTGGCAAATACTCCTGAAAGCGCAAGCAAGCAAATTGCCCAAGTTGGCAGTACATTAACAAGCGATGCCACTAAGCGCCTCGATGTCATTAATTTACTCAATAGTGCGGGTGTGGGGTGCTCCCGCAGTGCAACTGCACGCGAAACAGCGAGCGCACTCACCCAAGCCCTTATTTCAGGCGCTGTGACGTGTTACCACCAAAAAGCCAAGTCGGCTATTCAGGTAAGCGATAACACAAACAGCGGCTCAGCGGGTAAAAAATCAACGAAAAAGAGCGCGTCTCCTGCATCTGGTAAAAGCGCCGCACAAGCGCCTAAATCTAACTCAGGCAGTGCCAGTAATGCGACCGCAAGTGAAACCCCTATTACTGAGCAAGCATGCCGCTCAGACCCAGTTTCAATGCTATCGGGTGAAGAAATACTGCCGCTTATTGATTTTACTTTAGCAGGCAGCCGCCAATTAATATGGCGACGTTTGTACCGTTCATCCCATGCCGATGTGTACAGTGTGATGGGCAATGGTTGGCGACACGACTTTATGGTGCGCTTAACTGAGCATTACCAGCCGCCACCCAAAGTAGGGCCCAAACAAAAAGGCACGTATTGGTTAGAATACCAAGACGAGCATGGCGCTAAACACCGCTTTGAAAAAGTAAAGCCTGGGCAATCGAGCTATCAGTTAAGCAGTAATCTGGCACTGCATTATCAAACCAATGGCAAGCACGTGCTCGTGACGCCTGACGACCAACACTTGACCTTTAAAGCCGGTGAAAATTCATGGTTGCTTGAAAAAATAATCAATGAGAAAGGTCAACGTATTGGTTTTTATTACGATGCAAAAGAGCGCATAAATCGTATAGAAGTCAACAAAGTACGTGGTTGTATTATTAGTTACAACCAACAGGGTTTACTGAGTAAAATTGCAGCGTATCAGAGCGATAAAAATAATAAACAGCAGCTTATATACCCCGTACTTGCAACCTATGAATACGATGAAAACAACAACCTTGTTCAAGCCACTAATCAGCAAAACGAGACTGAACGCTACGCCTACAACGCCGCTAATTTATTAACTAAGCGAACCCGAGCCAGCGGTTTTAGCCATCACTTTGAGTGGGATAGCTATTCACCGAGTGCTAAATGTATAAAGCAATGGGGCGATAACAACACCTATACCTATCAGTTTGAATACAACCTTGAGCGCGGCGAAACAACCTGTATAGATTCACGGGGCCATAAAGAGCACTTTGTACACAACGCGCAAGGTAAATTGGTAAAACACACCGACCCCAATGGTCATGTGTGGCAATACGCGTATAACGCACAGGGCCAAAAAGTAACCGACGTTAAACCCGATAACAGCATAACGCGTTACAGCTATACGCCTTATGGGCAATTAGCCTCCATCACGCAGTCTGATGGCAACCAAACTCAATTTGCGTATAACCAACTCGGGCAACGGGTATTAACCACCTTGCCAGATGGGCAAACCATTACGCGCAAATACAGCGTAGCGGGTTTACTGCAAAGCGAAACCTTTGCCGATGGCCGCACCACGTTGTACAGCTACGATAAGCTTGGCCAGTTAACACAGCATATTAATAAAAACGGCCAAATCACCCAATTTGTATGGAACGAGCAAGGTGAGCTATTAGCCAAGCACCATAACGACGAGCTAATACGTTACAGCTACGATAATTTAGGGCGTGTAAACGCCACCATCAATAACGCAGGGCTGCTGACTCAATACAAATACAACGCGCATGGGCAGCTTGCGCAAACCACCGCCTTTGACGAAAACGAGCCTGAACATAAACAGCATCAACATTTTAGTTACGACGAAGCAGGGCGGCTAATAAGCTCACAAAACAGCAATGGCGACACCACCGAGCAACACTTTGAAGGGCTAAGCCAGCCACATTGTGTGATTCAGCCCGATGGTAGCGCACTGCATTTAACCTATGACAAAGAGCGTAACTTAACCGCCATTGAGCGAAGCGACGGTCACGTATACCGCATAAGTTACGATGCTAACGAAAACCCAACACAAGTCACTGGGTTTGATGGCACGCTACAGCAATATAAATACGATGCCTGTAACCGCTTAGCCTCGGTAACACAAAGCGATAAACGCCACGTAAAAATAGAGCGCGACAGCCTAGGCCGCGTAACCGCACAACATGCAAGCTTGGCAACCGACTCACATATCGTTAATAACGCCAATTATTACGGCTATAACCTGCAAGGTAAAATTACCCGTGCCCACAACGCACAATCAACCTTAAAGCAGCAGTTTGATAAAGGCGGGCGGTTACTGCATGCCGAGCAAGTACATAACCAGCAACAAGCGCATACCCTAAAGTACAGCTACGACGACTACGGCAGGCGCCAAACACTGACGCTGCCAGACTCAAGCACGCTTAACTACAGCTACAATAAGTTTGGTCAGCTAAGTGCTATTCACTTACAGCAAGCCAACAGCAAAACGAATGATTCAGCTAGCGCAGCAAAGCCGCTCGCAACCTTAAGTTACGACAGCCAAGGCAATATTCAAACGCAAAAGTTTGGCAACAGCATAACCCTTACTCAAGAGTTTGATGTATTCAACCGCTTAACACAGCAACAGCTTACACACCCAGCACAAGCACTATTCGATATCTGTACGTACAATTACGACAGCATTAATCAGTTGATTGCCCGTAAAAACGAAGGTGTAAGCAGCCACAATATCAATTTTGAATACAACAGCTTGGGGCAGTTAATACAACAAACTTTAGCAGGCGAGCAGAACAATAAAATCACCCAATACCAGTGGGATAGCTTTGGCAACCCGCAAAGCCAAACAGTGCAAGCAAGCAAAAGCGATACAGACACTAGCGATACAGATAATAGTAATACAGTAAGTCGCGAGCAGAGTACAAAGTATAATGCTGCCAATAATGAGAATACAGCTAGCTCTTCTATTGATTTAACACGCGCCACCCATAGCGAATACAGCGATTTAGCATCAAATAATTTAGCCCCTAGTAATAATGCCGACTCAGTAGTAAACAATGAGTGCACTAACAACACCACAATAAACAGTGCCACCGACGCAGACCGCCTAACTCACTTTGGCGACAGCGACTTTTACTACGACGAGTTCGGTAACCAAATACGCGAAACCGGCAAAGGCATTAAAACCCGCCGTGAATATAACGCGTTTAACCAATTAAGCTGTTTTAACAACAACGGCACGCTTACTCAATACGACTACGACCCACTCGGGCGTCGTATTGCCAAGCACACCGAACACGGTAAAATTGACTACATTTGGGATAACGACCAGTTAATCGGTGAATGCCAACACGGTGAATATACTTGGTATATTAATCTACCGAATCAATTTCACCCAGTCGCGCTAATTAAAAAAGGCGAGGTGTATTATTACCACCTAGACCAACTGAATACCCCACGTTTTGTGACAAACAACAAAGCAGAAGTTGTATGGGAAAATCAAGCCGATGTGTATGGCTACGAAGAGTTAAAAGCAGAATCAAATAAAGAAGACTCTTTCACTCAACCAATCCGTTTTCAAGGGCAGTATTTAGATGAGGAGAGCGGGCTACATTACAACCGCTACCGCTACTACAGCCCCAAACAACAGCGCTTTATAAACCAAGATCCGATTGGACTAGTGGGTGGAATAAACCATTACCAATATGCGCCAAATCCGGTTAATTGGGTGGATCCGTTTGGGTTGAGTTGTAAGGAAACAAAACCGATTGAAGTGCCTGCTTATGATCACACTGATCCAATGGCAGATGCGATAACGCCGATTAGCATTACTCCTGTAGAATGGCTGGTTGAAGGATTAGCTGATGCTGCTGAATCAATAATGCAAATGGTAGATACGGGTCCAACGGCAGCAGGCGCAGCAGCTGTTGCCATTGCTTTAGTACCAGGGAAAGTCGCAGATAAAGCGCTAGAGCCAATTGTTAAAAAGCTGGATGATGTCATAAAGCTAGATCCAGGTAAAAAAGGTGGTTGGAATAAAGCCCTTAATGGTAAGTTAGAACCAAATACTAAGTATGAAGTTGGTAATTACACATACGCGACTGATGAACTTGGACGAGTAAACTCAGTAAGTGGTAAACTGGATTTATCAAAAGCAGATAGAAATACGTACCAACAAGCTAAGGCGGGTAAGCTAGATGGTATTAAAGATGGACTAGATAAAGATGAAGGTGGTCATTTAATAGCCTCTATTTTTGACGGACCAGGCGAACAGATAAATTATGCAGCTATGGATGGCAACCTCAATAAAGGTGCTTGGAAGAGCATGGAAAATAAATGGGCAAAGGCTTTAAAAGAAGAGCCGCCCAAGAGTGTTGAGGTTGATATTCAAGCTGTGTATGAAGGAGAATCTAAGCGCCCAAGTAAATTTGTTGTTCGCTATAAAGTAGATGGAAAGCCATCTAAGCGTATTTTTAAAAATAAATCAGGAGGTTAG
- a CDS encoding immunity protein YezG family protein: protein MKNREIQEIYLSIADGIVNSIKNDWETASIEIEWFGDAGDFSGNYKVGTSVSYFEVDDSIFDDVEELHEITTENDSNKWNRAVFNLKPTGEFNIDFSWDQELADEIEQLNNE, encoded by the coding sequence ATGAAAAATAGAGAAATACAAGAAATCTATTTGTCTATAGCTGATGGCATCGTCAATAGCATAAAGAATGACTGGGAAACTGCATCTATCGAAATAGAGTGGTTTGGAGATGCTGGCGATTTTTCTGGAAATTATAAAGTTGGAACCTCAGTTAGTTACTTCGAGGTTGATGATAGTATTTTCGATGATGTAGAAGAACTACATGAAATAACTACTGAAAATGATTCGAATAAGTGGAACCGTGCTGTATTTAATTTGAAGCCAACTGGTGAATTCAATATCGATTTTTCTTGGGATCAAGAATTGGCAGATGAAATTGAACAACTGAATAATGAATGA